The Thalassotalea psychrophila genome window below encodes:
- a CDS encoding response regulator codes for MSSSNSITQPSIKVFQAVLDALPFCVFWKDRNSVALGCNQALADVAGLKSPKDYIGKTDYELPWTTEEADFFRECDRRVIESGKAELNIIESQRQANGKIAWLETSKIPLTDTNGEIIGILGAFHDITERKRLEDENIANQKLESLGTLAAGLAHDFNNILMMILGSSQLAKLKMANGADNADIDELLSNIENATSQASVLTEKFMNYSEHGAVTKTVCNLSEMLEEITSFIQSSVNSKIKYEIHDNKGDLYADVNQIHQVLNNLLINAAQASKNNEDITVAIKNCEVNGEDLPDLRSGNYFAISIKDNGIGIPNEHKEDIFKPYFTTKEYGHGLGLSSCLTIVKNHNGTITVESEIDLGSTFTVYLPIRGQNQHIEPMHQPFSNNIMPGSGRILYVEDDANTQEATFEMLKELGYQIQCFSCVQPAVDFIQQHSDDFDLVITDFIIGNDLQGGIEILDSVRQIRADCPVVLITGYFQSLEERAESKPQFSFIAQKPVGIAKISQIVNRFILSTNNANSTKKNPIATNVKTILIVDDEPLIVQFLATYLNYHDYEVITAKSGEIALNKLNEQTVDLIITDQNMPYMTGIELSQEVKQLFPNIPIIISSGYNKEIGDHNIEEFGVSYFHKKGSNNEELLNSIIKLLP; via the coding sequence ATGAGTTCAAGTAATTCCATAACTCAGCCATCGATCAAAGTGTTTCAAGCAGTTCTAGATGCGCTACCTTTTTGTGTGTTCTGGAAAGATCGCAACAGTGTAGCTCTTGGATGTAATCAAGCACTCGCCGATGTTGCCGGATTAAAATCGCCAAAAGATTATATCGGTAAAACTGACTATGAATTGCCCTGGACGACAGAAGAAGCAGATTTTTTTCGAGAGTGTGATCGTCGAGTTATTGAATCAGGGAAAGCAGAATTAAATATTATAGAAAGTCAAAGGCAAGCCAACGGTAAAATTGCTTGGCTTGAAACCAGTAAGATCCCTTTAACCGATACGAATGGTGAGATCATCGGAATATTAGGAGCATTTCACGACATAACGGAACGAAAGCGACTCGAAGATGAGAATATTGCCAATCAAAAGTTAGAATCTCTAGGCACCCTAGCTGCTGGATTAGCGCATGATTTCAATAATATTTTAATGATGATTTTAGGTTCAAGTCAGTTAGCTAAACTGAAAATGGCTAACGGCGCTGACAACGCCGACATTGATGAACTGTTAAGCAACATTGAAAATGCCACATCACAAGCGTCGGTACTCACCGAAAAATTTATGAATTATTCTGAGCATGGCGCTGTTACCAAAACTGTCTGTAATCTCTCAGAAATGCTAGAAGAAATCACTTCTTTCATACAATCTAGTGTTAACTCTAAAATCAAATATGAGATCCATGACAATAAGGGCGACTTGTATGCCGATGTTAACCAAATTCATCAAGTGTTAAACAATCTTCTCATAAATGCAGCTCAGGCTTCAAAAAATAACGAAGATATCACTGTTGCTATCAAAAATTGTGAAGTGAATGGAGAAGATCTGCCAGACCTCCGCTCCGGTAACTATTTTGCAATTTCAATTAAAGATAATGGCATCGGCATACCTAATGAACATAAAGAGGATATCTTCAAGCCCTATTTCACTACCAAGGAGTATGGCCATGGACTAGGTCTAAGTTCTTGTTTAACCATAGTAAAAAATCATAACGGCACAATTACAGTTGAATCAGAAATCGACTTAGGATCTACATTTACTGTTTACCTGCCAATAAGAGGACAAAATCAACACATTGAGCCCATGCACCAACCTTTTTCAAATAATATAATGCCCGGCTCTGGACGTATACTTTATGTTGAAGACGATGCAAATACTCAGGAAGCTACGTTTGAAATGCTAAAAGAGTTAGGTTATCAGATACAATGTTTCTCTTGCGTACAACCTGCAGTTGATTTTATACAGCAACACTCTGATGATTTTGATCTAGTAATCACCGACTTCATCATCGGCAATGATTTACAAGGAGGCATTGAAATTCTCGACAGTGTAAGACAAATAAGAGCAGATTGCCCGGTAGTTTTGATCACCGGTTACTTTCAAAGTCTAGAAGAACGAGCAGAATCAAAACCTCAGTTTTCCTTTATTGCTCAAAAACCTGTTGGCATTGCTAAAATCAGTCAAATAGTGAATAGATTTATCTTAAGTACCAACAATGCTAATTCTACCAAGAAAAATCCAATAGCAACGAATGTTAAAACCATTCTTATTGTTGATGATGAGCCGTTAATTGTTCAGTTTTTAGCAACTTACCTCAATTATCACGATTATGAGGTTATTACCGCTAAAAGTGGCGAGATTGCTCTCAATAAACTTAATGAGCAGACTGTTGATTTAATCATTACCGATCAAAATATGCCTTACATGACCGGCATTGAACTCAGCCAGGAAGTTAAACAGTTATTTCCCAATATACCTATCATCATTAGCTCTGGTTATAATAAAGAAATTGGTGATCACAATATTGAAGAGTTTGGCGTTAGTTATTTTCATAAAAAAGGCTCTAATAACGAAGAGTTATTGAACTCCATAATTAAACTTTTGCCGTGA
- a CDS encoding PH domain-containing protein, protein MDKPLNSPLDDTKNTADESLEPPLNVAHDWQRISPIALVYFVLMFIKNIFGNFIYVAPALLIGYNKAMEDPSFWLPVVYGLSALLGLASLLSYYFFQYRLTNQQIEIRSGVFSKKYVNLPFSRIQNVELTEPLYYRPFGYTCMQLDTAGSVKQEAKVVALKKTFAQQLKHEILAAHLIQSEQAESPSPESAVDNEAPVPNEGDETILDRRNLDDLVIHGLTNNRVWIFLGGMAPFIDQISSTIGEWLMMFGFNVNQYFEFEGRSGWQIASTVLSTFLIIMLIISIFSVLGSIIAFHDFKLSKIGDRYIRRSGLFTKTEVTMRLSRLQMIVRQQDWLDVILRRINLKFEQSNANFNNPQAGQLTNKIIVPSVTNKECQHLMLDAYPNNQLNEIKFKRVHPRLLVRNIFLFLLPISSFVTWVFIENENIEGLPYLAIGVAFIGFLMVMRYLRWGYAKDDNFIYVRQGVLGVDYYTFPIYKIQQATFKQSWFLKRKQLCSIEFVLAAGAVHVPYLPQEGGLELIDFSLYEVEQSKRNWM, encoded by the coding sequence ATGGATAAGCCGCTTAATTCGCCATTGGATGACACTAAAAATACTGCTGATGAATCCTTAGAACCGCCACTAAACGTGGCTCATGATTGGCAACGGATATCCCCTATTGCGCTAGTTTATTTTGTCTTAATGTTTATCAAAAATATTTTTGGCAACTTCATTTATGTCGCGCCAGCACTACTTATTGGTTACAACAAGGCCATGGAAGATCCAAGCTTTTGGTTGCCAGTTGTTTATGGTTTGTCTGCATTGTTAGGCTTGGCATCTTTGCTGAGTTATTACTTTTTTCAATATCGATTAACCAATCAACAAATTGAAATTCGCTCCGGCGTGTTTTCTAAAAAATACGTAAACTTGCCGTTTTCCCGTATTCAAAATGTGGAGTTAACTGAGCCACTTTATTATCGGCCGTTTGGCTATACCTGTATGCAACTTGATACTGCCGGTTCGGTTAAACAAGAAGCGAAAGTAGTTGCCCTTAAAAAAACATTTGCCCAGCAGCTTAAGCACGAAATTCTCGCTGCCCATCTAATACAAAGTGAGCAAGCAGAATCGCCAAGTCCTGAAAGTGCAGTTGATAATGAAGCACCTGTACCCAACGAAGGTGATGAAACAATACTCGACCGTCGAAATTTAGATGACTTGGTTATTCATGGATTAACTAACAACAGAGTGTGGATATTTTTAGGCGGCATGGCGCCGTTTATCGACCAAATTTCATCAACCATTGGCGAATGGCTAATGATGTTTGGCTTTAATGTGAACCAATATTTTGAATTTGAAGGTCGTTCAGGTTGGCAAATTGCTAGCACTGTACTTTCTACATTTTTAATCATTATGTTGATCATTAGTATTTTTTCAGTGCTTGGCTCAATCATCGCATTTCACGATTTTAAATTGAGTAAAATTGGTGACCGGTACATTAGACGCAGCGGTTTATTTACTAAAACAGAAGTCACCATGCGTTTATCTCGTTTACAAATGATTGTGCGCCAACAAGATTGGTTAGACGTAATATTGAGGCGAATCAACTTGAAATTTGAACAGTCTAATGCCAACTTTAACAATCCGCAAGCAGGCCAACTCACCAATAAAATCATTGTGCCATCGGTCACTAATAAAGAATGTCAGCATTTAATGCTTGATGCTTACCCTAACAATCAATTAAACGAAATTAAATTTAAACGTGTTCATCCACGCTTATTGGTTAGAAATATTTTCTTATTTTTATTACCTATAAGCAGTTTTGTTACTTGGGTTTTCATTGAAAATGAAAATATTGAGGGCTTACCCTATTTAGCCATTGGCGTTGCATTTATTGGCTTTTTAATGGTGATGCGATATCTACGTTGGGGATACGCGAAAGATGATAATTTTATTTATGTACGCCAAGGTGTTTTAGGCGTTGATTACTACACATTTCCTATTTACAAGATTCAGCAAGCCACATTTAAGCAAAGTTGGTTTTTAAAACGCAAACAGCTTTGTTCTATTGAATTTGTACTTGCTGCGGGGGCTGTTCACGTGCCTTATTTACCACAAGAAGGTGGCTTGGAATTAATTGATTTCAGCTTGTATGAAGTAGAACAGAGTAAGCGGAATTGGATGTAA
- a CDS encoding alpha/beta hydrolase family protein → MLKYFPLTFLFFIAFSNISIAKSTTEKLPLEYFFNRSDIVNLKISPTGEHFAGKVKIDGMFQLAILERKTMKPIQLLSFNKDKSELHEFGWLNNERVYASMSTQAGPLDKPRGTGVLFAGNIDGSKKIQLLGPNGNGFYFWGESTILSRLKDDDRNILIELSNRERSYVHKLNVYTGKIRKVAKSPKKRGSFMIDDNDRVRISVANVKEDDEHFRIIYYRDSDGDSWKEIDRRSEEQGSFWPLTTFDEKGLQVFASKGPQGKGIYYYNVKDKSMELVYLIEGEESIDGFLINEKNDLIGLLRQKGKLETELFDLKGEETTLYRSLAASFPEQVVRISSLTDDKRLAIVKTMSDRHPTTFYMYDFNKEQLSYLMSPRQWVDSKLTAPMEPIEFEARDGLKITGFLTRPLGKKKDLPMVVYVHGGPYGVKDEWRYDPRVQFMANRGYAVLQINYRGSGGRGREFERSAYRKMGAEMQDDLTDGTLWAIKQGVANKDRICIFGASYGGYASMMAVVKEPDLYQCAIPYVGIYDIALQTKYSDWVGVSELEKFMDEAWGAYDEEFVKERSPIYHLDKLKASLFLVHGEDDPRCPIEHHEALTDALDKRGIKYESMVKDHEGHGFYDLDNVFELHQRLEKFLKKHIGN, encoded by the coding sequence TTGCTCAAATACTTCCCTCTCACATTTTTGTTTTTCATCGCTTTTAGTAATATCTCAATCGCTAAATCAACCACAGAAAAACTACCACTTGAATATTTCTTTAATCGTTCCGATATTGTCAATTTAAAAATATCACCAACCGGTGAGCACTTTGCCGGCAAAGTCAAAATTGATGGCATGTTTCAATTGGCCATTCTTGAGCGTAAAACAATGAAGCCAATTCAGTTGTTATCGTTTAATAAAGACAAAAGTGAGTTGCATGAGTTTGGTTGGTTAAACAACGAAAGAGTGTATGCCAGCATGAGTACACAGGCTGGCCCTCTAGATAAGCCTAGAGGAACAGGGGTCTTATTTGCCGGCAATATAGATGGTAGCAAGAAAATTCAATTGCTTGGCCCTAACGGCAATGGCTTTTACTTTTGGGGAGAGAGTACAATTCTTAGCCGCCTTAAAGATGATGATCGTAATATTTTGATTGAACTATCAAACAGAGAGCGCAGTTATGTGCATAAGCTCAATGTTTATACTGGTAAAATTCGTAAAGTAGCCAAAAGCCCTAAAAAGAGAGGCTCTTTTATGATTGATGATAACGACAGGGTTCGAATTTCAGTTGCCAACGTCAAAGAGGACGATGAGCATTTTAGAATTATTTATTACCGTGATAGCGATGGTGATAGTTGGAAAGAAATAGATCGTAGAAGTGAAGAACAAGGCTCATTTTGGCCTCTTACTACATTTGATGAAAAAGGCTTGCAAGTTTTTGCAAGTAAAGGTCCACAGGGTAAAGGAATTTATTATTACAATGTAAAAGATAAGTCTATGGAACTCGTCTACCTTATAGAAGGTGAAGAATCGATAGATGGCTTTTTGATCAACGAGAAAAATGATTTAATTGGATTGCTTCGCCAGAAAGGTAAACTAGAAACTGAATTGTTTGACCTAAAAGGTGAAGAAACTACGTTATATCGTTCGCTTGCCGCTTCTTTCCCTGAACAAGTTGTTAGAATTAGCAGTTTAACAGACGATAAACGGTTAGCGATTGTTAAAACCATGTCTGATCGGCATCCCACTACGTTTTACATGTATGATTTTAACAAAGAGCAACTTAGCTATTTAATGAGTCCTAGACAATGGGTAGATTCAAAGTTAACTGCGCCAATGGAGCCAATTGAATTTGAAGCGAGAGATGGCTTAAAAATTACCGGTTTTTTAACTAGGCCTCTAGGTAAGAAGAAAGACTTGCCTATGGTTGTTTATGTACACGGTGGCCCTTATGGTGTTAAAGATGAATGGAGATATGATCCTCGAGTGCAGTTTATGGCCAATAGAGGCTACGCGGTACTTCAAATAAACTATCGTGGTTCGGGTGGCCGTGGCCGAGAGTTTGAAAGAAGCGCTTACCGTAAAATGGGCGCAGAAATGCAAGACGACCTAACAGATGGTACTTTGTGGGCAATAAAGCAGGGTGTTGCGAATAAGGATCGAATTTGTATTTTTGGTGCAAGTTATGGCGGTTACGCGTCTATGATGGCAGTTGTGAAAGAACCTGATTTATATCAATGTGCTATTCCATACGTTGGCATTTATGACATTGCATTACAAACCAAATATAGTGACTGGGTTGGTGTATCGGAACTAGAAAAATTTATGGATGAAGCATGGGGTGCATATGATGAAGAGTTTGTTAAAGAGCGTTCTCCTATTTATCATTTAGATAAATTAAAAGCCTCATTATTTTTAGTGCATGGTGAGGACGACCCGCGTTGTCCAATTGAGCACCATGAAGCATTAACTGATGCATTAGATAAACGCGGAATAAAATATGAATCAATGGTGAAAGATCATGAAGGTCATGGTTTTTATGATCTTGATAATGTATTTGAACTGCACCAACGCTTAGAAAAATTCCTGAAAAAGCATATCGGCAATTAA
- a CDS encoding PH domain-containing protein — protein MTEQVNAEFSNLEIAKDDMPKLQELKYTELSEKYAPTHRLVSLATTVIVMLILVFISYQPFVETPEKVINTLQYPIWGIGTLGLIISLYHSLADPKKRYALREQDISYQSGLVFRKTVSQPILRVQHVELKRGPIDRKVGLANLQVFSAGGAMHTFEIPGLDVETAEDIRQFILAHKDINLHG, from the coding sequence ATGACCGAGCAGGTAAACGCCGAATTTTCTAATTTAGAAATAGCCAAAGATGATATGCCCAAGCTACAGGAGCTAAAATACACCGAGCTTTCTGAAAAATATGCACCTACACATAGATTGGTTAGTTTAGCTACCACCGTTATTGTAATGTTGATATTAGTATTTATCAGCTATCAGCCATTTGTAGAGACCCCTGAAAAGGTCATTAATACATTGCAATATCCCATTTGGGGAATTGGTACTTTAGGCTTAATAATCAGTCTGTATCACTCTCTTGCTGATCCGAAAAAACGCTATGCCCTAAGAGAACAAGATATTAGCTATCAATCCGGATTAGTGTTTCGAAAAACCGTTAGCCAGCCTATTTTAAGAGTACAGCATGTTGAGCTTAAACGAGGACCTATCGATCGCAAAGTTGGCTTGGCAAACCTACAAGTATTTAGCGCTGGTGGCGCCATGCACACCTTTGAAATTCCAGGGCTAGATGTTGAAACTGCAGAAGACATACGTCAGTTTATTTTGGCTCACAAGGATATTAACCTTCATGGATAA
- a CDS encoding efflux RND transporter permease subunit: MLTYLINQSLKHRVLVLIFSTILAVLGYRAMLDTPLDALPDLSDIQVIVKTTYPGQAPELVEQQVTYPLSSTLLSVPKAKTVRGFSFFGDSYVYVIFEDDTDLYWARSRVLEYLDQAADILPKTAKPRLGPDASGVGWVYQYALSAPDGGYDLSQLKTLQDWFLKLELQSVAGVSEVATVGGMELTYQVVVEPLRLMQYGLTLADIEKAIKNGNGDVGGSVLEMSEAEYMIRSKGYLQSIDDIKLIPLGINNEQNTPLLLEHVATIRHGPQMRRGIAELDGEGEVVGGIVVMRHGENALKTIEAVKAKLAQLQQGLPEGVKITTTYDRSTLIERSVNTLKEKLFEEIIVVVLVCFAFLLHVRSTFVAVICLPLSVLIGFIVMQRLGINANIMSLGGIAIAIGALVDAAIVMVENQHKHLQQYYQQHGEYAKGQKHWRLVANAASEVGPALFLTLLLITFSFLPVFALEAQEGRLFTPLAFTKTLVMAAAALVSVTLVPVLMGYFIKGKVPSEHKNPLNRVLVWLYRPLLRVSLKVPVLMILLAVGLAASSYYPISKMGSEFMPELEEGDLLYMPTTLPGVSISEAGKILQQTDRLIKTVAEVDTVFGKVGRADTATDPAPLTMLETTITLKPQSEWREGLTLQDIIAELEQKVQFPGLTNAWVQPIKTRIDMLSTGIKTPVGIKISGEKTATLETIGEDIENALADIKGTRSVYAERAQSGRYIDIVPNRIEAAKYGLNINDIQQVIMYAVGGANVDELVKGKERYQINLRYPRRYREHLDSLNNLPFVTPSGAWVTLSQVASVEIKQGPAMLKSENGRNIAWVFVDLEPGTSIGDYIKNAEQVLATKVDLPAKYAISFAGQYEYMQRVEEKMQLVVPITVLIIFILLYLTFSSVQQALLVMLTLPVALAGSLWFVYLLDYQMSVALAVGMIALAGVAAEFGVIMLIYLNQALATNTEPTRAFLLAKIEYGAVQRVRPKAMTVLTIIAGLLPIMLGSGSGNEVMQRIAAPMVGGMIVSPLVSMLVIPCAYYLLNKAAFKK; the protein is encoded by the coding sequence ATGTTAACTTATTTGATAAATCAATCATTAAAACATCGTGTTTTGGTGCTGATATTTTCGACCATTTTGGCGGTACTTGGTTATCGAGCCATGCTTGATACACCGCTTGACGCATTGCCTGATTTAAGTGATATACAAGTAATTGTTAAAACAACCTACCCTGGGCAAGCTCCTGAACTGGTAGAACAGCAAGTGACGTATCCATTATCAAGTACTTTACTGTCGGTACCAAAAGCAAAAACAGTGCGTGGTTTCTCATTTTTTGGCGACTCTTACGTTTACGTAATTTTTGAGGATGACACCGATTTATATTGGGCGCGTTCTAGAGTACTGGAATACCTTGATCAAGCTGCCGATATATTGCCTAAAACCGCTAAACCAAGACTTGGCCCAGATGCTTCTGGTGTTGGCTGGGTATACCAATATGCGCTATCTGCACCGGATGGTGGCTATGACTTATCGCAGTTAAAAACCCTGCAAGATTGGTTTTTAAAACTGGAGTTACAGTCAGTTGCCGGTGTTAGTGAAGTTGCGACCGTTGGTGGCATGGAATTAACCTATCAAGTAGTGGTTGAACCGCTACGTTTAATGCAATACGGGTTAACATTAGCCGATATTGAAAAAGCCATTAAAAATGGTAATGGCGATGTTGGTGGTTCAGTACTCGAAATGAGTGAAGCGGAATATATGATCCGCTCGAAAGGGTATTTGCAAAGTATTGATGATATAAAATTGATCCCACTAGGGATTAATAACGAACAAAATACTCCATTGTTATTAGAGCATGTTGCAACAATCAGGCATGGTCCGCAAATGCGCCGAGGCATTGCAGAACTTGATGGTGAAGGCGAAGTTGTTGGTGGCATTGTGGTTATGCGCCATGGCGAGAATGCTCTTAAAACGATTGAAGCGGTTAAAGCTAAACTAGCACAGTTACAACAAGGTTTACCCGAAGGGGTTAAAATCACCACAACTTATGACCGCTCCACTTTAATTGAGCGTTCGGTTAACACTCTTAAAGAGAAGTTGTTCGAAGAAATTATTGTTGTGGTATTAGTCTGTTTTGCCTTTTTACTGCATGTACGCTCTACGTTTGTTGCGGTAATTTGTTTACCGTTATCGGTGTTAATTGGCTTTATTGTGATGCAGCGCTTAGGCATTAACGCCAATATAATGAGTTTGGGTGGCATTGCTATTGCCATAGGGGCTTTAGTTGATGCCGCGATTGTAATGGTGGAAAACCAACACAAACATTTACAGCAGTATTATCAACAACATGGCGAGTATGCGAAAGGCCAAAAACATTGGCGTTTAGTGGCAAATGCAGCTAGCGAAGTAGGTCCTGCATTATTTTTAACGCTGCTACTTATCACTTTTAGCTTTTTACCTGTATTTGCCTTAGAAGCTCAAGAAGGCCGGTTATTTACACCATTAGCTTTCACTAAAACTTTAGTGATGGCGGCTGCAGCATTAGTGTCGGTTACTTTGGTTCCTGTGTTAATGGGTTACTTCATTAAGGGAAAAGTGCCAAGTGAGCATAAAAATCCATTAAATCGCGTGCTTGTTTGGTTATATCGACCGTTGTTACGAGTTTCATTAAAAGTACCTGTGTTAATGATTTTATTGGCGGTTGGCTTAGCTGCTTCCAGTTATTACCCAATAAGTAAAATGGGTAGCGAATTTATGCCTGAGTTAGAAGAGGGTGACTTACTTTACATGCCAACAACATTGCCAGGGGTATCAATTAGTGAGGCGGGAAAAATATTGCAACAAACCGATCGCTTAATAAAAACCGTCGCTGAAGTTGATACCGTGTTTGGTAAAGTAGGACGGGCAGATACTGCTACAGATCCTGCGCCGTTAACTATGTTAGAAACCACCATTACTTTAAAGCCACAAAGTGAATGGCGTGAAGGGCTAACCCTGCAAGATATTATCGCTGAACTGGAGCAAAAAGTGCAGTTTCCTGGGCTAACTAATGCTTGGGTACAGCCAATAAAGACTCGTATAGATATGCTTTCTACGGGAATAAAAACACCGGTCGGAATTAAAATTTCGGGTGAAAAAACGGCTACATTAGAAACTATTGGTGAAGATATAGAAAATGCATTAGCTGACATTAAAGGAACTCGAAGTGTTTATGCCGAGCGAGCGCAATCTGGCCGCTATATAGATATTGTTCCTAACCGAATTGAAGCGGCTAAATATGGGCTAAACATCAACGACATTCAACAAGTCATTATGTATGCTGTAGGCGGTGCTAACGTTGATGAATTAGTGAAGGGCAAAGAACGTTATCAAATTAATTTGCGCTACCCAAGACGTTACCGCGAGCATTTAGATAGCTTGAATAATTTACCATTTGTAACTCCAAGTGGTGCTTGGGTAACGTTATCGCAAGTCGCTAGCGTTGAAATAAAGCAAGGTCCGGCGATGCTGAAAAGTGAAAATGGTCGCAACATTGCTTGGGTCTTTGTTGACTTAGAACCTGGTACTTCAATTGGTGACTATATTAAAAATGCCGAACAAGTGTTAGCGACTAAGGTAGATTTACCGGCTAAATACGCGATCAGCTTTGCTGGCCAATATGAATATATGCAACGCGTAGAAGAAAAAATGCAATTAGTGGTGCCTATCACCGTATTAATCATTTTCATTCTACTTTATTTAACGTTTAGTTCAGTACAACAAGCATTGTTAGTTATGCTCACTCTGCCGGTAGCCCTTGCTGGTTCATTGTGGTTTGTCTATTTGCTCGACTATCAAATGTCGGTAGCATTGGCTGTAGGGATGATAGCTCTGGCTGGTGTCGCTGCAGAGTTTGGCGTTATTATGCTTATTTATTTGAACCAAGCATTAGCAACTAACACAGAACCAACAAGAGCATTCTTACTCGCAAAAATTGAGTATGGCGCCGTGCAGCGTGTAAGGCCAAAAGCCATGACAGTGTTAACCATTATTGCCGGTTTATTACCTATCATGCTTGGTAGCGGCAGCGGTAATGAAGTAATGCAACGCATTGCTGCACCTATGGTTGGCGGTATGATTGTGAGCCCGTTAGTGTCCATGCTGGTGATCCCTTGTGCGTATTATCTGTTAAATAAAGCAGCATTTAAAAAATAA
- a CDS encoding efflux RND transporter periplasmic adaptor subunit, giving the protein MCITRIFKLIVLTVLLSNPAITSHAEEHLAEEFSKLTEQTDVQASQYVCPMHSHIIKDHPGKCPICGMDLVEVVRSHSVDTNVEVTVPGHIQQNMALTTERAETSVLWRFIETFGSVKYDENGQVHLHPRTTGWVEQLTVKTLGESVKKGQLLYEIYSPELLLAQDEYLSLYRDQTVGKNLKKRGRTRLNLLGLNDAFINKLEQRNQSFYRVPYYAPSNGIVAKLDIREGMYVSPENELMMLADTAKVWVIVDVFEHQMDWVKTGKWVEFDLPALGIFAREGKVEYIYPALDPITRTLKVRLSLDNPDGAFKPEMIANVRIYGGATDEVLNVPVQALIQTEQQNRVIVKTSDDKFIVKHVAVGTISQGRAEIISGLNTDDVVVTSGQFLIDSEANIQSAIQQMSNQEMEHKGMEMDHKDMDHQNMPAKPQNNTHNH; this is encoded by the coding sequence ATGTGTATTACCCGTATTTTTAAATTAATTGTTTTAACTGTTCTGCTTTCTAACCCGGCAATTACAAGCCATGCAGAAGAGCACCTTGCTGAAGAGTTCAGTAAGCTAACTGAGCAAACCGACGTACAAGCTAGTCAGTATGTTTGCCCTATGCACTCGCATATTATTAAAGACCATCCTGGCAAATGCCCTATATGCGGTATGGATTTGGTTGAAGTCGTTCGTTCTCATTCAGTCGATACCAATGTTGAAGTTACAGTGCCAGGCCATATTCAACAGAACATGGCACTTACTACCGAACGTGCTGAAACATCAGTGCTTTGGCGCTTTATCGAAACCTTTGGTTCGGTTAAATATGATGAAAATGGCCAAGTGCATTTGCACCCTAGAACCACTGGTTGGGTTGAACAATTAACCGTTAAAACCCTAGGTGAAAGTGTTAAAAAAGGCCAATTGCTTTATGAAATTTACTCCCCTGAATTGTTACTCGCTCAAGATGAGTATTTAAGTTTATATCGTGATCAAACTGTCGGAAAAAATCTGAAAAAACGTGGGCGAACTCGGTTAAATTTACTGGGTTTAAATGATGCTTTTATCAATAAGTTAGAACAGCGTAATCAGTCATTTTATCGAGTGCCATATTACGCACCAAGTAATGGCATAGTTGCAAAGTTAGATATTCGTGAAGGAATGTATGTAAGTCCTGAAAATGAGCTAATGATGCTGGCTGATACCGCTAAAGTATGGGTAATAGTCGATGTCTTTGAACATCAAATGGACTGGGTTAAAACTGGTAAATGGGTAGAGTTTGATTTGCCTGCGTTGGGCATTTTTGCTCGTGAAGGTAAGGTTGAATATATTTATCCTGCTCTTGACCCGATCACCAGAACATTAAAAGTGCGTTTATCATTAGACAACCCTGATGGCGCCTTTAAACCTGAAATGATTGCTAATGTACGTATTTATGGTGGCGCAACCGATGAAGTACTTAATGTACCGGTGCAGGCATTGATTCAAACCGAACAGCAAAATAGGGTAATTGTAAAAACCAGTGATGATAAGTTTATCGTTAAACATGTTGCTGTTGGCACCATAAGCCAAGGTCGAGCCGAGATAATTTCAGGATTAAATACCGATGATGTTGTAGTTACATCCGGGCAATTCTTAATAGACTCGGAAGCTAATATCCAATCGGCTATCCAACAAATGTCGAACCAAGAAATGGAGCATAAAGGTATGGAGATGGACCATAAAGATATGGATCATCAAAACATGCCAGCTAAACCTCAAAACAATACCCATAACCACTAG